The following proteins are encoded in a genomic region of Mahella australiensis 50-1 BON:
- the dapF gene encoding diaminopimelate epimerase — MHFVKMHGLGNDFIVVDEFNAQSDRDYNKLAPMLCDRHFGIGADGIIIVLPSDIADARMRIVNADGSEAEMCGNGIRCFAKYVYESGIIKKQVLSVETLAGIMKPELFVEGDEVQKVKVDMGKPDFEPGAIPAFMPGTRIVERPLEVDSQPYAITSMSMGVPHTVIFVDDVDEVDIIGLGPKIEKHPIFPKKTNVNFVEVLNDHEIKVRTWERGAGATLACGTGSCASAVAAAITGRTGRAVTVHLIAGQLEIRWAEDDTVFMTGPAAKVFQGDIEF; from the coding sequence ATGCATTTTGTGAAGATGCACGGTTTGGGCAATGATTTTATCGTTGTAGACGAGTTCAATGCCCAATCCGACAGGGATTATAATAAACTGGCGCCGATGCTTTGCGACAGGCATTTTGGCATAGGCGCCGATGGCATAATAATAGTATTACCGTCCGATATAGCTGATGCGCGTATGCGCATAGTCAATGCTGATGGCAGCGAAGCCGAGATGTGTGGTAATGGCATACGTTGCTTTGCTAAATATGTGTATGAAAGCGGCATAATAAAAAAACAGGTATTGTCAGTTGAAACATTAGCTGGTATAATGAAGCCGGAACTTTTTGTAGAGGGGGATGAGGTGCAAAAAGTAAAAGTAGATATGGGCAAACCTGATTTTGAGCCAGGCGCTATACCAGCATTTATGCCGGGCACAAGGATAGTAGAGAGGCCACTTGAGGTGGACAGCCAGCCGTATGCTATAACGTCTATGTCCATGGGAGTGCCGCACACTGTGATATTTGTCGATGATGTAGACGAGGTGGATATAATAGGATTAGGGCCTAAGATAGAGAAGCACCCTATATTTCCCAAAAAAACAAATGTGAATTTTGTAGAGGTATTAAACGATCATGAGATAAAGGTGCGCACGTGGGAGAGAGGTGCCGGGGCCACATTAGCCTGTGGTACCGGTAGTTGTGCATCGGCGGTGGCCGCAGCTATAACGGGACGCACAGGGCGTGCGGTGACAGTACATTTGATAGCGGGACAGCTTGAAATACGGTGGGCTGAGGACGATACGGTCTTTATGACCGGTCCAGCCGCAAAGGTGTTTCAAGGAGACATAGAATTTTAG
- a CDS encoding O-antigen ligase family protein, which translates to MSIEIGKRPLNTAVAMSGFSSKTDIYDKYMYYNIIVLMLGILSPYTAPFMVLFISVQYIISKIKSRDIDLRAIPLGQPYILMFIAALISDIYSPDFIEIIATIGFMLPYVIYGMYTEEVFDKRFATRMVSLIVWTSLPISLFGILQKILSDNSILFHLSGGRVESTFANPNLYALYLAVVIFVTLGYTFYTTGDKKRRALMIVLCLNALNLYLTNSRTALFSVLIAAIFFFILCGKRHVAHILFMSAFIIMMAILVYPQLIPRYAVLDKNLETRMEIWQTALIGISYSPIIGRGFLSFMDFSAMFGVGQLHAHNILLNTWFEWGILGVISIVWYVVVLFKRGLSALKDSPHRPIIAGILAAVIAAFIQSMTDNPVINIQTGLIFIMLASILVALTPNNACPAAQEKV; encoded by the coding sequence ATGAGTATTGAAATAGGAAAACGGCCGTTAAATACGGCTGTTGCGATGTCGGGATTCAGCAGTAAGACTGATATATACGACAAATATATGTATTACAACATAATAGTACTGATGCTTGGGATATTATCGCCATATACGGCACCATTTATGGTACTCTTTATATCAGTTCAGTACATAATAAGCAAGATAAAAAGCAGGGATATAGACTTAAGAGCGATTCCATTGGGGCAGCCGTATATACTCATGTTTATAGCTGCGCTTATAAGCGATATCTACTCACCTGACTTTATTGAAATAATAGCGACTATAGGGTTTATGCTGCCTTATGTTATCTATGGCATGTATACCGAAGAGGTATTCGATAAACGTTTTGCTACGCGTATGGTCAGCCTTATAGTGTGGACCAGTTTGCCGATATCCTTGTTCGGCATATTACAGAAAATTTTAAGCGATAACAGTATATTGTTTCACTTATCGGGAGGAAGGGTGGAATCCACATTTGCCAATCCCAATCTATATGCGCTCTATCTTGCGGTTGTCATATTCGTGACGCTTGGATACACGTTTTATACGACTGGTGACAAAAAGCGCCGTGCATTAATGATAGTGCTATGTTTAAATGCTTTGAACCTGTATCTTACCAATTCACGCACAGCACTGTTCTCGGTACTGATAGCCGCTATATTTTTCTTTATACTTTGCGGCAAGCGTCATGTGGCACACATACTGTTTATGTCGGCGTTTATAATAATGATGGCCATTCTGGTATATCCTCAACTTATACCGCGTTATGCTGTTTTGGACAAAAATTTGGAGACGCGAATGGAAATATGGCAAACAGCCCTTATAGGTATAAGCTATAGTCCTATTATAGGCAGAGGGTTCCTGTCCTTTATGGATTTTTCGGCCATGTTTGGCGTAGGGCAGCTCCATGCTCATAATATACTGTTGAATACATGGTTTGAATGGGGTATATTGGGGGTTATATCGATCGTATGGTATGTGGTGGTGTTGTTTAAGAGAGGGCTATCAGCATTGAAAGATTCGCCGCACAGGCCTATAATAGCAGGTATACTGGCTGCTGTTATAGCAGCCTTTATACAGAGCATGACCGATAACCCAGTGATAAATATACAGACCGGGCTTATATTTATCATGCTGGCTTCGATATTAGTAGCGCTGACGCCAAATAACGCTTGCCCGGCCGCTCAAGAAAAGGTATAA
- the tmk gene encoding dTMP kinase, translated as MSRGLFITIEGIDGSGKSTHASMLADYLNERGIPSVLTREPGGTRIGEQVRSILLDNVNSDMAAMTEVLLYAASRAQHVAQVIKPALEQGKVVLCDRFVDSSLAYQGYARGLGLDTVKTINEHALGGVWPDITLLLDISPEIAWKRILKDGFKDRLESEGLELLKVVYEGYRNIARLYSDRFYIISAADGVNDIHKKILSIIEPKLKKYRLI; from the coding sequence ATGAGTAGAGGTCTTTTCATAACGATAGAAGGGATAGACGGCAGCGGTAAGAGCACGCATGCGTCTATGCTGGCCGATTATTTGAACGAACGTGGTATACCGTCGGTGTTGACAAGAGAGCCGGGAGGTACGCGCATAGGCGAGCAAGTGCGCTCTATACTGCTGGATAATGTCAACAGCGATATGGCGGCTATGACTGAGGTTTTGCTCTATGCTGCTTCCCGCGCGCAGCATGTGGCGCAGGTTATAAAGCCTGCTTTAGAACAAGGCAAGGTAGTGCTGTGCGACAGGTTTGTGGATTCCAGCCTGGCATATCAAGGTTATGCCAGAGGACTCGGCCTAGATACCGTAAAGACTATAAATGAACATGCCCTAGGTGGCGTATGGCCTGATATAACTTTGCTTTTGGATATATCCCCTGAAATAGCGTGGAAAAGGATATTAAAAGATGGATTTAAAGATCGGTTAGAATCAGAAGGCCTAGAATTATTGAAAGTTGTTTACGAGGGGTACAGGAATATTGCGCGCCTGTACAGCGATAGGTTTTATATCATAAGCGCCGCAGATGGGGTAAATGATATACATAAAAAAATATTATCTATAATTGAACCGAAATTGAAAAAATATCGTCTAATATAA
- a CDS encoding acetyltransferase, which yields MNKNKLVIIGAGGHGRVVADIAYKMNKWQQIIFMDDDETIKSSMGIKVVGKTNDASMYIDDCDIFVAIGDNIKREKILCWLEREGASIPTLIHPKAIIGEEVEIGMGTVIMPGVIINCCTKIGKGCIINTGATIDHDNIIEDYVHISPGVHLAGAVSVGKSTWLGIGSIVINNIVIISHCKIGAGAVVVRNINKEGTYIGIPATRSEQC from the coding sequence ATGAATAAAAATAAATTAGTCATCATTGGTGCAGGCGGGCATGGTAGAGTAGTTGCTGATATAGCTTATAAGATGAATAAGTGGCAACAAATTATTTTTATGGACGATGATGAAACCATTAAATCTTCTATGGGAATAAAAGTTGTAGGTAAAACGAACGACGCTTCCATGTACATTGATGATTGCGACATTTTTGTAGCAATTGGAGATAACATCAAGCGGGAAAAAATACTGTGCTGGCTGGAAAGAGAAGGTGCTAGTATACCTACACTGATTCATCCAAAAGCGATTATTGGAGAAGAAGTTGAGATCGGTATGGGAACAGTTATAATGCCAGGGGTTATTATAAACTGTTGTACTAAAATAGGCAAGGGTTGTATTATTAATACTGGGGCGACAATAGATCACGATAATATAATTGAGGATTATGTTCATATATCGCCCGGCGTGCATTTAGCTGGTGCGGTAAGCGTAGGCAAGAGCACATGGCTAGGTATTGGGAGCATAGTGATCAATAATATAGTCATTATAAGTCACTGTAAGATTGGTGCAGGTGCTGTCGTAGTCAGGAATATAAACAAAGAAGGAACATATATAGGAATTCCGGCGACGAGATCTGAACAGTGCTAG
- a CDS encoding glycosyltransferase family 4 protein, translating to MTKKVWIFNHYAVTPDMGDGTRHYDLAEQMTKNGCEVIIFASSFNHKKRSDILKKWELKKSTSINGVNFIWLKTVHYKDNGIARALNMLSYAIMAFFVGLFRSSPDTIIASSVHPLAWLTGYALSRIKRARFIAEVRDLWPQTLIDMGAMSENGMPARVLRGIERFVYKKADNIITLLPGAYSYIEGMGVDASKIVYIPNGVNIERYDKAYASGDVAEEVRHILDEHKGRFKAIYLGAHGEANGLEVVIDAARILLDEGYKDIDVLLVGDGPEKRMLIEYARKVGANNVYFYPPISKGQVPYLLKGIDLCLFNLKDNDVFKYGISPNKMFDYLCAAKPIVFACRAFNDIVAQAQAGISVPPEQPELLAQAIIKLYNIPEQQRREMGVNGRRYAEEYHNIAKLADRLMAMVH from the coding sequence ATGACAAAGAAGGTGTGGATATTCAACCATTATGCTGTAACGCCGGATATGGGCGATGGCACGCGCCATTACGACTTAGCTGAGCAGATGACAAAGAACGGCTGCGAGGTGATCATATTTGCCTCTAGTTTTAACCATAAAAAACGCAGCGATATTTTGAAGAAATGGGAATTAAAAAAGAGCACTAGTATAAACGGTGTAAACTTTATCTGGCTTAAAACCGTTCATTATAAGGATAATGGTATTGCTAGGGCTTTGAATATGCTAAGCTATGCTATAATGGCTTTTTTTGTAGGGCTTTTTAGGTCATCGCCGGATACCATAATCGCTTCTTCAGTACATCCCCTAGCTTGGTTGACTGGCTATGCTCTGTCCAGGATAAAGCGCGCGCGCTTTATAGCTGAGGTGCGCGACCTGTGGCCGCAGACACTCATAGATATGGGTGCTATGAGCGAAAATGGCATGCCAGCAAGGGTGCTGCGCGGTATCGAGCGATTCGTATATAAAAAGGCCGATAATATAATCACATTGTTGCCTGGTGCCTATTCGTATATAGAAGGCATGGGCGTGGATGCGTCAAAAATCGTTTATATTCCCAATGGCGTGAACATAGAACGATATGACAAGGCTTATGCATCGGGCGACGTGGCTGAAGAGGTCAGGCATATATTAGATGAACACAAAGGCCGATTTAAGGCCATATACCTTGGAGCACATGGCGAAGCCAATGGCTTGGAAGTGGTAATAGATGCCGCTAGAATATTATTGGATGAAGGGTATAAGGATATAGACGTGCTCCTGGTGGGCGATGGGCCGGAGAAGCGAATGCTTATCGAGTATGCCCGTAAGGTGGGGGCTAATAACGTTTATTTTTATCCGCCTATAAGCAAAGGACAGGTTCCGTACCTTTTAAAGGGGATTGATCTATGCCTTTTTAACCTAAAAGATAACGATGTATTCAAGTATGGTATAAGCCCGAATAAGATGTTTGATTATTTATGCGCTGCCAAACCTATAGTATTTGCATGCAGGGCTTTTAACGATATAGTGGCGCAAGCACAGGCTGGTATATCGGTTCCGCCGGAACAACCCGAGCTGCTTGCACAGGCGATAATTAAGTTATATAATATACCAGAACAACAACGCCGCGAGATGGGCGTTAACGGCAGACGTTATGCTGAGGAATACCACAACATAGCCAAGCTTGCCGACCGGCTGATGGCAATGGTTCATTAA
- a CDS encoding aminotransferase class I/II-fold pyridoxal phosphate-dependent enzyme: MSGLSSDQNRTPIYDMLRRYVEEHTVRFHMPGHKGRLCGDDAAGLTQDMWQMDITELPDTDNLHMPQGPIVEAQRLMAEAYGADQSFLMVNGSTGGLYAMMLAACKPGDSIVVARNCHKSVINGLILAGLSPIYIWPLVLQDWHIAGQIRLEQVREALEQHPEAAAVLITSPDYYGLCADVAGIADACHQRGVPLLVDEAHGAHFVFHEGLPPSAGYCGADIWVNSMHKTLPALTQTAVLHVKSCLVNMDRIRDGLQMVQTTSPSYILMASMDIARRYMTNEGWNDLDDLLGHILDLSQWVYGIGGVKMMDESIKGRCGVAFKDPTRLCFDVSGLGIGAIRAEELLRAEGVQVEMADLYNVLLITTAMDDAEDFVALKEAFGQLAASGRNAKAVCYPLFMTLPRPVQSLLPREAALSATERIPLKNTAGRIAAQPIGLYPPGVPLVCPGEIIDENTVEVFLEMSALGCRVFNIGEDKMIAVVREKSYE, translated from the coding sequence ATGTCAGGTTTGAGTTCTGATCAAAACCGTACGCCTATATATGACATGCTGAGGCGCTACGTCGAAGAACATACAGTGAGATTTCATATGCCCGGCCACAAAGGCCGACTGTGTGGCGATGATGCTGCTGGTCTGACGCAGGATATGTGGCAGATGGATATCACAGAACTGCCCGATACGGATAACCTGCACATGCCGCAAGGTCCGATTGTGGAGGCTCAACGACTCATGGCTGAGGCGTACGGTGCCGATCAAAGCTTTTTGATGGTGAATGGCAGCACTGGAGGTTTATATGCCATGATGCTGGCGGCATGCAAGCCAGGAGACAGCATCGTGGTAGCACGCAATTGCCATAAATCGGTTATAAATGGGTTGATATTGGCAGGTTTGAGTCCCATATACATATGGCCGCTGGTGCTGCAGGATTGGCATATTGCTGGCCAAATAAGGCTGGAACAGGTCAGAGAGGCTTTAGAACAACATCCCGAAGCCGCTGCTGTGCTTATAACCAGCCCGGACTATTATGGCTTATGTGCCGATGTGGCAGGGATAGCCGATGCATGTCACCAACGCGGCGTGCCGTTGTTGGTCGATGAAGCACATGGCGCGCATTTTGTCTTTCATGAAGGCCTGCCGCCGTCGGCAGGGTATTGCGGGGCCGATATATGGGTAAACAGCATGCATAAAACACTGCCGGCTTTGACACAGACGGCGGTTTTGCACGTCAAGAGCTGCCTGGTCAATATGGATAGGATTCGAGATGGATTGCAGATGGTGCAGACGACCAGCCCGTCTTATATATTGATGGCTTCTATGGACATAGCCAGGCGTTATATGACCAACGAAGGATGGAACGATTTGGATGACTTGTTGGGGCACATCCTGGATTTAAGCCAATGGGTATACGGTATAGGCGGCGTGAAGATGATGGATGAATCGATAAAGGGTAGATGCGGCGTAGCTTTTAAGGACCCAACTCGTCTGTGCTTCGATGTAAGCGGTTTGGGGATAGGAGCAATTCGAGCAGAAGAATTGTTAAGAGCCGAGGGCGTGCAGGTAGAGATGGCTGACTTATATAATGTTTTGCTCATAACCACTGCAATGGATGACGCAGAGGATTTTGTTGCTCTAAAGGAGGCGTTTGGTCAACTTGCGGCATCGGGGCGCAACGCAAAAGCCGTATGCTATCCACTTTTTATGACATTGCCGCGCCCGGTACAATCCTTGCTGCCCAGGGAAGCCGCACTTAGCGCAACAGAACGTATACCTCTCAAAAATACGGCAGGTAGGATAGCGGCTCAGCCGATAGGTTTGTATCCGCCGGGCGTACCGCTCGTATGCCCTGGTGAGATCATAGATGAAAATACAGTAGAAGTATTTCTGGAAATGTCGGCACTGGGTTGCCGAGTTTTTAATATAGGAGAGGACAAAATGATAGCGGTGGTACGGGAGAAGTCATATGAGTAG
- a CDS encoding glycosyltransferase family 4 protein: MRHKAFIASAVHKWDDPRIFYKEAMSLAKKYDVEIMAIADFDYKEINGIKVYGLPKRKRYARLLNWWKLLIMAIRIQGDVYHFHDPELIPFGLILKLLGKKVVYDIHEDYPKAIMSKTWIPKKVRHLVSSVFNFLEKDAAKWFDYNITVTDDIAKNFKKSRITVIKNYPLYEQRDINSKKPKDEIWAVYVGGLASIRGVQEMVEAVAYADPKYNIKLKLAGRFMPPQLEEYIRNIAGSNVDIIGFLDYNKVYELLMQCDIGLVCLHPMPNYVTSLPLKMFEYMSCALPIIASNFPLWKQIIDNDRCGITVNPQQPRDIAKAINYLAANPDVRYEMGMNGYKAYKDKYNWAAEERKLLDVYERILNR, encoded by the coding sequence ATGAGGCATAAAGCTTTTATAGCGTCAGCAGTCCATAAATGGGACGATCCTAGAATATTTTATAAAGAGGCAATGTCTCTAGCCAAGAAGTACGATGTCGAAATAATGGCTATAGCAGATTTTGATTATAAAGAAATAAACGGGATAAAGGTATATGGGTTACCTAAAAGAAAACGTTATGCCAGATTGTTAAACTGGTGGAAATTATTAATAATGGCTATACGGATTCAGGGAGATGTGTATCATTTTCATGACCCAGAACTTATACCATTCGGCCTTATATTAAAATTGCTGGGCAAAAAGGTTGTGTATGATATACATGAGGATTATCCTAAAGCTATTATGTCTAAAACATGGATACCCAAAAAAGTAAGGCATTTAGTGTCCAGTGTATTCAATTTCTTGGAGAAAGATGCTGCCAAGTGGTTTGACTATAATATAACAGTAACCGATGACATAGCTAAAAATTTCAAAAAGTCTAGAATAACTGTTATAAAAAATTATCCTCTATACGAGCAGCGTGATATAAATAGCAAAAAACCAAAAGATGAAATATGGGCCGTGTATGTAGGTGGATTGGCTTCTATAAGGGGAGTACAAGAAATGGTTGAGGCAGTGGCTTATGCGGATCCGAAATATAATATTAAACTGAAACTCGCGGGAAGATTTATGCCACCCCAACTTGAAGAATATATAAGAAATATAGCCGGATCCAATGTAGATATAATCGGTTTTCTGGACTATAATAAAGTATATGAACTTTTAATGCAGTGCGACATAGGATTGGTATGTTTGCATCCCATGCCAAATTATGTGACCTCTTTACCTCTCAAAATGTTTGAATATATGTCGTGTGCTTTGCCCATTATAGCATCTAACTTTCCTTTATGGAAGCAAATCATTGATAATGATCGATGCGGTATTACAGTTAATCCACAACAGCCTAGGGATATAGCTAAGGCTATAAATTACCTTGCAGCTAATCCTGATGTAAGGTACGAGATGGGCATGAATGGCTATAAGGCTTATAAAGATAAGTACAACTGGGCTGCGGAGGAGCGCAAACTTCTCGATGTGTATGAACGTATATTGAATAGGTGA
- the wecB gene encoding non-hydrolyzing UDP-N-acetylglucosamine 2-epimerase: MRIVTIIGARPQFIKAAPVSRAIRRCNEEILVHTGQHYDENMSEIFFHELDIPLPDYNLAIGSGSHGWQTGHMLIAIEDILLKSKPDAVLVYGDTNSTLAGALAASKLLIPLVHVEAGLRSFNKAMPEEQNRILTDHVSDMLLCPTQTAVANLAKEGIRQGVYNTGDVMYDAVLYNKDIARTKSDVLARLNLQSGGYILATVHRAENTDNKERLSAIIEAFNRCGERIVFPVHPRTLKYISEYGLALSGNIMVIEPVGYLDMLMLESNAAKIVTDSGGVQKEAYFLGIPCITLRRQTEWVETVSAGWNIIADSDERIILNAIRDFNPSSDRPPYFGDGHAAQKIAEILDGVAV, translated from the coding sequence ATGCGTATAGTTACTATAATAGGTGCGCGACCGCAATTTATAAAAGCAGCGCCGGTGTCGCGCGCTATAAGGCGGTGCAATGAAGAGATACTAGTCCATACCGGCCAACATTATGATGAGAATATGTCGGAGATATTTTTCCACGAGCTGGATATACCCTTGCCGGATTACAACCTGGCCATAGGATCGGGCAGCCATGGGTGGCAAACCGGACATATGCTCATAGCGATAGAAGATATATTGCTAAAATCTAAGCCTGATGCGGTGCTGGTATATGGCGATACTAATTCCACGCTGGCTGGAGCGTTGGCAGCCAGCAAGCTGCTCATACCGCTTGTGCATGTAGAGGCAGGTTTGCGCAGCTTCAACAAAGCCATGCCGGAGGAGCAAAACCGTATATTGACCGATCATGTGTCCGATATGCTCTTGTGCCCTACTCAGACAGCAGTGGCTAACCTTGCTAAAGAAGGAATAAGGCAAGGCGTGTATAATACAGGCGATGTTATGTATGATGCTGTTTTATACAACAAGGATATAGCGCGCACTAAGTCGGATGTACTAGCCAGGTTGAATTTGCAGTCCGGCGGTTATATCCTGGCTACTGTGCACCGCGCTGAGAATACCGATAATAAAGAAAGGCTTTCTGCCATAATAGAGGCTTTTAATCGGTGTGGGGAGAGGATTGTATTTCCGGTGCATCCGAGGACGCTTAAGTATATAAGCGAGTATGGCCTGGCCTTGAGCGGCAATATAATGGTTATAGAGCCGGTGGGCTATTTGGATATGCTTATGTTGGAGAGCAATGCTGCTAAGATAGTTACAGACAGCGGCGGTGTACAGAAAGAAGCCTATTTTCTGGGTATACCGTGCATAACCCTCAGGAGACAGACCGAATGGGTGGAGACTGTGAGCGCTGGATGGAATATAATCGCCGACAGCGATGAGAGAATCATCTTGAATGCTATTAGGGATTTTAATCCGAGCAGTGATAGGCCGCCTTATTTCGGTGACGGGCATGCGGCGCAAAAGATAGCTGAGATTTTGGATGGTGTAGCCGTATGA
- a CDS encoding LL-diaminopimelate aminotransferase, with product MSEESYIQQLFADRIGGANFGKETVLYKFEKIKRAKAAAIKAHPDMEVIDLGVGEPDQMADMKVVNVLAEEAARPENRGYADNGIQEYKDAAARYLKTVYGVDIDPVNEVNHAIGSKSALALLPYAFINPGDVTLMTVPGYGVLGTITQWLGGEVVNLPLYEENGFLPDLDAVPEDVCKHAKLMYLNYPNNPTGAVATIDFLERVVDFAKKNHILVVYDAAYAALVYDGERPLSFLSVPGAKEVGVEIHSMSKAFNMTGWRLGFVAGNERAVRAFATVKDNNDSGQFKAIQKASIYALDHPEITERICQKYSRRHDMLSQALAGLGFKAKKPRGTFYEYMPIPKGIEGGPQFKTAEDFSQWLLTERLISTVPWDDAGHFIRLSVTFQANGEDDDRRVVGEIVRRLSDVRFEF from the coding sequence ATGTCCGAAGAGAGTTATATACAACAATTATTTGCTGATAGGATAGGCGGTGCTAATTTCGGCAAAGAAACCGTGTTATATAAATTCGAGAAAATAAAGCGCGCTAAAGCTGCCGCTATAAAGGCTCATCCGGATATGGAGGTCATAGACTTGGGCGTGGGTGAGCCCGATCAGATGGCCGATATGAAAGTAGTGAATGTGCTGGCTGAAGAGGCGGCGCGTCCGGAAAACCGTGGCTATGCTGATAACGGCATACAGGAGTACAAGGATGCGGCGGCCAGATACTTAAAAACGGTGTATGGCGTTGACATAGACCCTGTAAATGAGGTGAATCACGCTATAGGTTCCAAGTCGGCATTGGCTTTGCTGCCCTATGCGTTTATAAATCCCGGCGACGTAACGCTTATGACAGTGCCAGGGTATGGAGTGTTGGGCACTATTACCCAGTGGCTGGGCGGCGAAGTGGTAAATCTGCCGCTATATGAGGAAAATGGTTTTTTACCTGACCTCGATGCCGTACCTGAAGATGTGTGCAAGCATGCTAAACTGATGTATTTGAATTATCCGAACAACCCTACCGGAGCGGTGGCTACGATAGATTTCCTGGAGAGAGTGGTAGACTTTGCCAAGAAAAATCATATATTAGTAGTGTATGATGCCGCATACGCTGCATTGGTGTATGACGGGGAAAGGCCGTTGAGTTTTTTATCGGTACCGGGAGCGAAGGAGGTAGGGGTGGAGATCCATTCCATGTCCAAGGCTTTCAATATGACCGGCTGGCGCCTCGGTTTTGTTGCCGGCAACGAACGTGCGGTGAGGGCGTTTGCTACGGTGAAGGATAACAACGATTCAGGCCAATTCAAGGCCATACAGAAGGCCTCGATTTATGCACTGGATCATCCCGAGATAACCGAGCGCATATGCCAAAAATATTCCCGACGTCATGATATGCTCTCTCAAGCCCTTGCCGGATTGGGGTTTAAGGCCAAGAAACCGCGGGGTACCTTTTATGAATATATGCCGATACCCAAAGGCATCGAGGGTGGTCCGCAATTCAAAACCGCGGAGGACTTCTCGCAATGGCTGCTCACAGAAAGGCTTATATCCACAGTGCCATGGGATGATGCAGGGCATTTTATCCGTCTTTCGGTTACCTTCCAAGCCAACGGAGAGGATGACGACCGCCGCGTAGTAGGCGAGATAGTGCGGCGTTTATCTGATGTCAGGTTTGAGTTCTGA
- a CDS encoding DegT/DnrJ/EryC1/StrS family aminotransferase, producing the protein MKVPLSGPDITQKEIDAVMDVMHSGILSIGPKLEEFEHKIAEYIGVKHAVGVNSGTSGLHLLVRSMGISDDDEVITTPFSFISSSNCILFERAKPVFVDIDPLTLNMDIDRIEDKISERTKAILAVDVFGQPMDIAKVRAITDKHGLKLIEDSCEALGSEYNGVKAGSRADAAVFAFYPNKQMTTAEGGMIVTDDDDIAALCRSMRSQGRPITGLWLEHERLGYNYRLSELHAALGCVQIERIEEIIDKRNRVAQRYNNRLKGIEGLTLPYISQDVNKMSWFIYVVRLDKRIDRNAVMQYLLDNGIGCRPYFTPIHLQPYFRDMFGYKEGDFPITEGVAESTVALPFFNNLSDEQMDYTVYNLKRAIERFGR; encoded by the coding sequence ATGAAAGTACCTTTATCAGGGCCTGATATAACACAAAAAGAAATCGATGCAGTCATGGATGTGATGCACTCAGGCATATTGAGCATAGGCCCTAAATTGGAAGAATTTGAACATAAAATAGCTGAATATATAGGCGTAAAGCATGCTGTCGGTGTAAACAGCGGTACCAGCGGTTTGCATTTGCTGGTACGCTCCATGGGCATAAGCGATGATGATGAGGTTATAACGACGCCGTTCAGCTTTATATCATCCAGCAATTGCATACTGTTTGAACGGGCTAAGCCGGTGTTTGTGGATATTGACCCGCTTACGCTCAATATGGATATAGATCGCATAGAGGATAAAATAAGCGAAAGAACCAAAGCTATATTGGCAGTGGATGTATTCGGTCAGCCAATGGATATAGCGAAGGTAAGAGCGATAACCGATAAACATGGCCTTAAATTGATAGAAGATTCATGCGAGGCACTGGGTTCAGAATATAACGGTGTAAAGGCTGGCAGTCGAGCCGATGCCGCTGTATTTGCTTTTTATCCCAATAAGCAGATGACTACCGCGGAAGGCGGTATGATAGTGACCGATGATGATGATATAGCTGCTTTGTGCCGCAGTATGCGCAGCCAGGGCAGGCCCATCACCGGCCTTTGGCTGGAGCATGAGCGATTGGGGTATAATTATAGGCTCAGCGAACTTCATGCGGCGCTGGGTTGCGTGCAAATAGAGCGCATAGAAGAGATAATAGATAAAAGAAACAGAGTGGCTCAGCGTTACAATAACAGGCTTAAGGGTATAGAAGGTCTTACGCTACCATATATTTCTCAAGACGTAAATAAGATGAGCTGGTTTATATATGTTGTAAGGCTGGATAAGAGGATAGATCGGAATGCCGTGATGCAGTATCTTTTGGATAACGGTATAGGTTGCCGACCGTATTTTACACCTATACACCTTCAGCCTTATTTTAGAGATATGTTTGGCTATAAAGAGGGGGATTTTCCCATAACGGAGGGTGTAGCCGAGTCTACCGTCGCCTTGCCGTTTTTCAATAATCTAAGCGATGAGCAAATGGATTACACTGTATATAATCTGAAAAGAGCTATAGAGCGTTTTGGGAGGTAA